In the Candidatus Woesearchaeota archaeon genome, one interval contains:
- a CDS encoding segregation/condensation protein A, whose amino-acid sequence MYDKLMSILTEQDEITWKSLLYELIKTEQMDPWDVDVSELANKYITLVKKMTEMNLRVSGKVLLAAAILLKIKSDRLVGSDMMEFDRLLATSDDSTDLYDSEEDLMNMQGVTLENAEEQLKLIPRTPQPRKRKVSVYDLVDALSIALNVSHRRVLKEIDIPHKFNVPKKTVDISVIMTDLYQKICEFFDEDQSFPSMLTFTELCPSEERMDKVLTFIPLLHLSNSQKIGLRQQDHFGEINIHLPE is encoded by the coding sequence ATGTATGATAAATTAATGAGTATTCTAACTGAGCAAGATGAGATTACTTGGAAAAGTTTACTTTATGAGCTTATTAAAACTGAACAGATGGATCCTTGGGATGTTGATGTGTCTGAGCTTGCAAATAAATACATTACTCTTGTTAAAAAAATGACTGAAATGAATCTAAGAGTTTCAGGTAAAGTTCTTCTTGCAGCAGCAATTCTTCTCAAGATTAAATCTGATAGGTTGGTTGGTTCTGATATGATGGAGTTTGATCGTCTTTTAGCAACATCTGATGATTCAACAGATCTTTATGATTCTGAAGAAGATCTTATGAATATGCAAGGTGTGACATTAGAAAATGCAGAGGAACAATTAAAATTAATTCCAAGAACTCCGCAACCAAGAAAAAGAAAAGTGTCGGTTTATGATCTCGTTGATGCACTTTCAATTGCACTTAATGTTTCACATAGGAGGGTGTTAAAAGAAATTGACATACCTCATAAGTTTAATGTTCCTAAAAAAACAGTGGATATTTCAGTTATTATGACTGATTTATATCAAAAGATTTGCGAGTTCTTTGATGAGGATCAGAGTTTTCCTTCAATGTTAACATTTACTGAACTTTGTCCGTCAGAGGAGAGGATGGATAAGGTGCTTACATTTATTCCTCTTCTTCATTTAAGTAATTCTCAAAAAATTGGTCTTCGCCAACAAGATCATTTTGGTGAAATAAATATTCATTTGCCTGAATGA
- a CDS encoding translation initiation factor IF-6 has translation MHLLKTDFNGNPNIGLYGFCTDEFCLIGMEVNENKAQQISEALGVPVHRITMCGTSLVGVFIAGNSKKILVPGIAFDSELKKLDKLGIDYSIINTNLTALGNNILCNEQGCLVNPDFSSDVKKRIREALMVSLKPGTIAELPTVGSLAIANSNSGLIHPDITEEEYEKVSSLLSVNFETGTINLGSPFLKSGVLCNKNGFVVGSISGGPEIAWIDEALGYLEQNNSKNK, from the coding sequence ATGCATCTTTTAAAAACAGATTTTAATGGAAATCCCAATATTGGACTATATGGGTTTTGTACAGATGAATTTTGTCTAATTGGCATGGAAGTCAATGAAAACAAAGCTCAACAAATCTCAGAAGCACTCGGAGTTCCAGTACATAGAATAACCATGTGTGGAACATCACTAGTAGGCGTTTTTATTGCTGGAAACTCAAAAAAGATTTTAGTCCCAGGAATTGCATTTGATTCAGAACTTAAAAAATTAGACAAATTAGGAATTGATTATTCAATTATTAATACTAACTTAACTGCTCTTGGAAACAACATACTTTGTAACGAACAGGGCTGTTTAGTAAATCCAGATTTCTCTTCAGACGTTAAAAAAAGAATACGTGAAGCACTAATGGTTAGTTTAAAACCAGGAACAATTGCTGAACTCCCAACTGTTGGTTCACTTGCAATCGCAAACTCAAACTCCGGTTTGATTCATCCAGACATAACTGAAGAAGAATATGAAAAAGTAAGTTCATTATTATCTGTTAATTTTGAAACAGGAACAATAAATTTAGGATCTCCATTCTTAAAATCAGGCGTTCTTTGTAACAAAAACGGATTTGTTGTTGGTTCAATTAGTGGCGGACCAGAAATTGCGTGGATAGATGAAGCACTCGGATATTTAGAACAAAATAATTCCAAAAATAAATAA
- the pfdA gene encoding prefoldin subunit alpha, with translation MSDNKENNSPTQEVGKSQEELQKMLQSKYMEYQMIEQQMKQAQQQVQKVDSQLGEIQIIIKGLKDLQESSKDDEILVPISSGIFVKGKIENPNDFLVNVGSGIIVNKNFEETVSLLEEQLVELEKFRIEAMNQVQQMAINSQNLEQELKLMIEDS, from the coding sequence ATGTCAGACAATAAAGAAAATAACTCCCCCACACAAGAAGTTGGAAAGAGTCAAGAAGAATTACAAAAAATGTTACAATCAAAGTATATGGAATATCAAATGATTGAACAACAGATGAAACAAGCACAACAACAAGTGCAAAAAGTTGATTCTCAATTAGGCGAAATTCAAATCATAATTAAAGGATTAAAAGATTTACAAGAAAGTTCAAAAGATGACGAAATATTAGTTCCAATATCCAGCGGAATCTTTGTAAAAGGTAAAATTGAAAATCCTAATGATTTTTTAGTAAATGTTGGAAGCGGAATTATTGTAAACAAAAATTTTGAAGAAACTGTTTCATTACTTGAAGAACAGTTAGTTGAACTTGAAAAATTTAGAATTGAAGCTATGAATCAAGTACAACAAATGGCAATAAACTCTCAAAACCTCGAACAAGAACTTAAACTTATGATTGAAGATTCTTGA
- the ftsY gene encoding signal recognition particle-docking protein FtsY, giving the protein MFGFLKDKLKKAVSKLSKDIEEEGDDAVIETTEVSEKLDETTSDEKETIDTTSSKTDIKQPDESENELKDQEITTDDSTQTNTPTEKEKSEELPEEKKPEELSEEKIEEKKIEEQIIEKEESSDKEISDEKGLDNEPVLVDTAEKENEETPIETPKEKPKKKGFFGRLFGKKTDNIETEDVETDDTTDETKTDDLTQTDSKEDDLDDKFRKTADEVSEKLDDDISYDDKIAQEIEETDDSMKDYLSKDLEEEKEIKEKLQDLMDKTDAREKEEDEFSTDLDDIEKDDEGLSANELEDSDKKLDENMDDDLLVEEKEKIEIPDEKTTDVEEKTQKFSSALKDDEAAKLDLKEDDQADLEVAEEISEKKEKTGFFGKLKQKVAAKTLSESKFEDLFFELEITLLENNVAVEVIEKIKTDLKERLVDHKLNRFEIETIIMSTLKKSLNEILDFEPFDILEKVKHKKPFVITFVGVNGCGKTTTIAKLARFFQSQQLKPVLVAADTFRAAAIQQLEEHANRLGVKMIKHDYGSDPAAVAFDGIKYAESKGLDVVLIDTAGRLQSNINLMDEMKKIMRVANPDLKIFIGESITGNDCVEQAKKFNEAVEFDGIVLSKADVDEKGGAAISVSYVTGKPVLFIGTGQSYKDLELFSRTKIMKTLGF; this is encoded by the coding sequence ATGTTTGGTTTTCTAAAAGATAAATTAAAAAAAGCTGTCAGCAAGTTAAGTAAAGATATTGAAGAAGAAGGTGACGATGCAGTTATCGAAACCACTGAAGTATCTGAAAAACTAGATGAAACTACTTCTGACGAAAAAGAAACAATTGATACAACTAGTTCTAAAACAGACATAAAACAGCCTGATGAATCTGAAAACGAGTTAAAAGACCAAGAAATCACAACAGATGATTCAACTCAAACAAATACTCCTACTGAAAAAGAAAAATCTGAAGAATTACCGGAAGAAAAAAAACCCGAAGAATTATCTGAAGAAAAAATTGAAGAAAAAAAAATCGAAGAACAAATAATTGAAAAAGAAGAAAGTTCAGATAAAGAAATCTCGGATGAAAAAGGTTTAGATAACGAACCAGTTTTAGTAGACACTGCAGAAAAAGAAAATGAAGAAACTCCTATTGAAACACCAAAAGAAAAACCAAAAAAGAAAGGATTTTTTGGACGCTTATTTGGTAAAAAAACAGACAATATTGAAACTGAGGATGTAGAAACAGACGACACAACTGATGAGACTAAAACTGATGATCTCACACAAACTGATTCTAAAGAAGATGACCTTGACGATAAATTTCGGAAAACTGCAGACGAAGTATCAGAAAAACTAGATGATGATATTTCTTACGATGATAAAATAGCACAAGAAATTGAAGAAACAGACGATTCAATGAAAGATTATCTTTCCAAAGACTTAGAAGAAGAAAAAGAAATTAAAGAAAAATTACAAGATTTAATGGATAAAACCGATGCGCGAGAAAAAGAAGAAGATGAATTTAGCACAGACTTAGACGATATTGAAAAAGATGATGAAGGACTTAGCGCAAATGAACTTGAAGATTCAGACAAAAAGCTAGATGAAAATATGGATGATGATTTACTAGTTGAAGAAAAGGAAAAAATAGAGATTCCTGATGAAAAAACTACCGACGTTGAAGAAAAAACACAAAAGTTTTCATCCGCACTTAAAGATGATGAAGCAGCAAAATTAGACCTAAAAGAAGACGATCAAGCTGACTTGGAAGTAGCTGAAGAAATTAGTGAAAAAAAAGAAAAAACAGGATTTTTTGGAAAACTAAAACAAAAAGTTGCGGCAAAGACATTATCCGAATCAAAATTTGAAGATTTATTTTTTGAACTTGAAATAACATTACTTGAAAATAATGTTGCAGTAGAAGTTATTGAAAAAATTAAAACAGATTTAAAAGAACGATTAGTCGATCATAAACTTAATCGATTTGAAATTGAAACAATAATTATGAGTACACTTAAAAAAAGCTTAAATGAAATACTAGATTTTGAGCCGTTTGATATTTTAGAAAAAGTTAAACATAAAAAACCATTCGTAATTACATTTGTTGGAGTTAATGGCTGTGGAAAAACAACAACCATCGCAAAACTTGCAAGATTCTTTCAATCACAACAATTAAAACCAGTACTAGTTGCAGCAGATACATTTAGAGCTGCAGCAATACAACAACTAGAAGAACATGCTAATCGCCTAGGTGTAAAAATGATCAAACATGATTATGGAAGTGATCCCGCAGCAGTAGCATTTGATGGAATAAAATATGCAGAATCAAAAGGTCTAGATGTAGTATTAATTGATACTGCAGGACGACTTCAATCAAACATAAACTTAATGGATGAAATGAAAAAAATCATGAGAGTTGCAAATCCAGATCTTAAAATTTTTATTGGAGAATCAATAACTGGAAATGACTGCGTAGAACAAGCAAAAAAATTCAATGAAGCAGTAGAATTTGATGGAATAGTCTTATCAAAAGCAGATGTTGATGAAAAAGGCGGAGCTGCAATTTCAGTTTCATATGTTACAGGAAAACCAGTACTATTCATCGGAACTGGACAATCATATAAAGACTTAGAATTATTTAGTCGTACAAAAATCATGAAAACATTAGGATTTTAA